A window from Scleropages formosus chromosome 17, fSclFor1.1, whole genome shotgun sequence encodes these proteins:
- the fam81b gene encoding protein FAM81B, protein MGALLEQAFRIKDDIIASLNTTQSSVQMEAFSRRLLENHIRTITHIVKQLSQNIEVLESQIVRRDGVSSDTRFALQFLDQKNLAGIGDLRGRVARCDAGVAELAADLSACGKEIRALRQEVSTARTGVQLQLKELELELSQVERKLDSVMLEHSSSRRSAWEDVQRDLRLPDVKTSSGLKELGDQTERLRLRTERQLHTLLRDGMKEMERKVQELLGPLRARAERMEEHLRRENQARKLRSSADTLSTRVNALEKSLRKEMELIKDEYRTGFRSVHDAISSLTHITDTKTLLDKGKLQKDIK, encoded by the exons ATGGGGGCCTTACTGGAACAGGCGTTCCGCATCAAGGACGACATCATCGCAAGTCTGAACACCACCCAGAGTTCCGTGCAGATGGAGGCCTTTTCCCGAAGGTTGCTGGAGAACCACATCCGCACCATTACTCACATTGTCAAGCAGCTGAGCCAAAACATTGAG GTGCTGGAGAGTCAGATTGTTCGGAGAGACGGCGTTTCCTCAGACACGAGATTCGCCCTGCAGTTTCTGGACCAAAAGAACCTGGCCGGGATTGGAGACCTCAGGGGAAGGGTGGCCAG GTGCGACGCCGGCGTCGCCGAGCTCGCCGCGGACCTGAGCGCCTGCGGCAAGGAGATCCGAGCTCTGCGGCAGGAAGTCTCGACGGCCCGAACCGGCGtgcagctgcagctgaaggagctggagctggag CTGTCCCAGGTGGAGAGGAAGCTAGATTCCGTGATGCTGGAGCACAGCAGCAGCCGGAGGAGCGCCTGGGAAGACGTGCAGAGAGACCTCCGGCTTCCGGACGTCAA GACCTCAAGCGGCCTGAAGGAGCTAGGCGACCAGACGGAGCGCCTGAGGCTGCGGACCGAGAGGCAGCTGCACACTCTCCTGCGTGATGGGATG aaggagatggagaggaAGGTCCAGGAGCTGCTGGGGCCCCTGCGCGCACGGGCCGAGAGGATGGAGGAGCATCTGCGGCGGGAGAACCAGGCCCGGAAGCTGAGGTCCTCTGCAGATACGCTCAGCACCAGGGTGAACGCCTTGGAGAAGAGCCTCCGGAAGGAGATGGAGCTCATCAAGGATGAGTACCGCACAG GGTTTCGGTCAGTCCACGATGCCATTAGTTCCTTGACCCACATCACTGACACCAAGACCCTCCTGGACAAAGGGAAGCTGCAGAAGGACATCAAGTGA